Genomic DNA from Alicyclobacillus fastidiosus:
TAGCGGGCGGCGGCTCGATATGTTGTGCCGGCAGCTTGTCCAGTGTAGGAGCTTTAGCCTTTTATACAGCGGACATGCGAAGGATATCGTGCACATACATGACCGAGTGATTGTACTGGTAAATCGCGTGGTACGGATCTCGATCAAACCCTTCTGCTGAGAGCATGTGCGCTGTCGAGTAAATTGCGTCGTCGACATTGTGGATGTTCGGGACTGTATGACCGGGTGCCGCAACGCCGTAAATGGCAAACGTCGATGGCATGAACTGCATGGGCCCGAGTGCACCTGCAGAGCTGACATCTTGGCCAGTGCAATCGAAGTCGGTCTCCTCCTTGTGAATGGCAGCCAGAACCGTCCAAGGGATGTCATATTTCTTCCCGGCAGCCTGGTAGACAGCGAGAAGGGACGGCGGAGCGTGTTGAATGAGCGTCAACGAGGCCTTGGTCGGCGTGTAGTTGGCCAAGGGCGAAGCGATGGTCAATTTTTCACCGACGTGGAGGTCCGAACTCGCGATTTGGTTGGTCTGTTCGAGCGTAGCGACAGAGACGCCGTATGCCAGGGAGATGCGCCATAGCGTATCGCCTGGCATGACGGTGTAGGTCAATGGTCCGCCTGTCGAGACGTTTTGGGCCTTTAGGGAATGCGCTTGTGACGCAGTGGGGATTTCGATGGCTTGTCCAATGTGCAGGGTATCTGAGGCTAAGTGGTTGACGGCACTCAAATCGCTGACGGTTGTGGTGTACTCGTTTGCTAAGGACCAAAGGGTGTCTCCGGATTGAACGTGGATCATATGTGGTACAGGGGCTCTGTGCTCCACTTGAGGGTGCGTGCTAACAGGGTGGACCCAATCGGCGAAAATCACCTGGTTTCGCTCGATATTCGATAAGTGTGCGGTCGTCTCTCGCGACGGCGCGGCGATGGCCTGCTGGTCAATTGGGGCGGTGACTGTCACGTCTTTCGACGCTTCCGAGGAGCGCGACGAGGCGCGTTCGCTGGTCCAGCGCAATCCGCCTAAAGCTGAGGTAAAGGCTACGACGGCGAGTACTCCTGCGAGTAGCAACGTGAGGCCGATACGAACCTGCCTAATCACATACATCTCCCTTTCTGAGAACTTGTCTAAAGAAG
This window encodes:
- a CDS encoding LysM peptidoglycan-binding domain-containing protein — protein: MIRQVRIGLTLLLAGVLAVVAFTSALGGLRWTSERASSRSSEASKDVTVTAPIDQQAIAAPSRETTAHLSNIERNQVIFADWVHPVSTHPQVEHRAPVPHMIHVQSGDTLWSLANEYTTTVSDLSAVNHLASDTLHIGQAIEIPTASQAHSLKAQNVSTGGPLTYTVMPGDTLWRISLAYGVSVATLEQTNQIASSDLHVGEKLTIASPLANYTPTKASLTLIQHAPPSLLAVYQAAGKKYDIPWTVLAAIHKEETDFDCTGQDVSSAGALGPMQFMPSTFAIYGVAAPGHTVPNIHNVDDAIYSTAHMLSAEGFDRDPYHAIYQYNHSVMYVHDILRMSAV